Proteins from one Acidiphilium multivorum AIU301 genomic window:
- a CDS encoding ABC transporter ATP-binding protein produces MSPVLDLDRLSVTLRRRDGTRLALLEGLSLSVAAGEMTALVGESGSGKTIAALGMIGLLPRRAEATGRVLLAGTDLLTLPREKMRRVRGGEIGMVFQNPLAALNPAMRVGRQVEEVYRLHTGAGPDAARAQARALFDEVGIPRGAERLDDFPHQFSGGMRQRVMIAMALACGPRLLIADEPTTGLDALVARQILALITRLCRERGMGVLFITHDLSIVEAHAARVTVLYAGRAVEWGRAADLFATPRHPYTRALLGAVPGPEQARLVTIPGTLPDPAAFPPGCRFAPRCILREAACEAGFPATDTLGGTAFACRRGREPSPVPERNPTRVARPVEAAGEPVLEVSELRVEYDRRRSDFAFRRPPPLLALAPVSFTLRRGECLGVVGESGSGKSSLGRAVLQMLAHEGTVRLGGADLERMRGKALAAARRRIQAVFQDPRESMNPRMRIGDIVAEPLRLAGVRKHQRRAQAAALLDRVGLGARLFDLLPGQVSGGEAQRVAIARALAAAPDVIVLDEPTSSLDVSTQALLLNLLKDLASDEGLSYILISHDIATVFHMADRLLVLREGHVIEAGVAGDLLAGAKSDYTKELIAAGASARWRGPEHTEELSS; encoded by the coding sequence GTGAGCCCCGTGCTGGACCTCGACCGGCTTTCGGTCACGCTGCGCCGGCGCGACGGCACCCGCCTCGCGCTGCTGGAGGGACTGAGCCTCTCGGTCGCGGCGGGCGAAATGACCGCGCTGGTCGGCGAGAGCGGCTCGGGCAAGACGATCGCCGCACTCGGCATGATCGGCCTGCTGCCGCGCCGGGCGGAAGCTACCGGGCGGGTCCTGCTGGCCGGCACCGATCTGCTGACACTTCCGCGGGAAAAAATGCGGCGGGTGCGCGGCGGCGAGATCGGGATGGTGTTCCAGAATCCGCTCGCCGCCCTCAACCCGGCGATGCGGGTGGGCAGGCAGGTCGAGGAAGTCTACCGCCTTCATACCGGCGCCGGGCCGGATGCCGCGCGGGCGCAGGCGCGGGCGCTCTTCGACGAGGTCGGGATTCCGCGCGGCGCCGAGCGGCTGGACGATTTCCCGCACCAGTTTTCGGGCGGGATGCGGCAGCGGGTGATGATCGCGATGGCGCTGGCCTGTGGTCCGAGGCTCCTGATCGCCGACGAGCCGACCACCGGGCTTGATGCGCTGGTCGCACGGCAGATCCTGGCGCTGATCACGCGACTGTGCCGGGAACGGGGCATGGGCGTGCTGTTCATCACGCACGATCTCTCGATCGTCGAGGCGCATGCAGCGCGGGTGACCGTGCTCTATGCCGGGCGGGCGGTGGAATGGGGCCGCGCCGCCGACCTGTTCGCGACGCCGCGCCACCCCTACACACGCGCCCTGCTCGGTGCGGTACCGGGGCCTGAGCAGGCGCGGCTGGTCACCATTCCTGGCACCCTGCCCGATCCGGCGGCATTTCCGCCGGGTTGCCGGTTCGCTCCGCGCTGTATCCTGCGCGAGGCCGCCTGCGAGGCAGGGTTTCCCGCGACGGATACGCTGGGCGGGACCGCCTTCGCCTGCCGTCGCGGCCGTGAGCCGTCGCCGGTGCCGGAACGGAACCCGACGCGTGTTGCCCGGCCGGTGGAGGCGGCAGGCGAGCCGGTTCTGGAGGTTTCGGAACTGCGCGTCGAATATGACCGCCGCCGATCGGACTTCGCTTTCCGGCGTCCGCCGCCACTTCTCGCCCTCGCCCCGGTTTCCTTTACGCTGCGGAGGGGCGAATGCCTCGGCGTGGTTGGCGAGAGCGGATCGGGCAAGTCGAGCCTCGGCCGCGCGGTGCTGCAGATGCTGGCGCATGAAGGCACGGTGCGGCTCGGCGGTGCCGACCTCGAGAGGATGCGCGGCAAGGCGCTTGCCGCGGCAAGGCGGCGTATCCAGGCGGTATTCCAGGATCCGCGCGAGTCGATGAACCCGCGTATGCGGATCGGCGACATCGTGGCCGAGCCGCTGCGCCTCGCTGGCGTCCGCAAGCACCAGAGACGCGCGCAGGCCGCGGCGTTGCTCGACCGGGTCGGGCTCGGCGCGCGCCTGTTCGACCTGTTGCCCGGCCAGGTCTCGGGCGGCGAGGCCCAGCGCGTGGCGATCGCCCGCGCGCTGGCGGCGGCGCCGGATGTCATCGTGCTTGATGAACCGACGTCGAGCCTCGATGTGTCGACCCAGGCGCTGCTGCTCAACCTGCTGAAAGACCTCGCAAGTGATGAGGGGCTCTCCTACATCCTGATCAGCCACGATATCGCGACGGTGTTCCACATGGCCGACCGCCTGCTCGTGCTGCGGGAAGGCCACGTCATCGAGGCCGGGGTCGCGGGGGATTTACTTGCCGGTGCGAAATCCGACTATACGAAGGAACTGATCGCTGCCGGCGCGTCCGCGCGCTGGCGCGGGCCCGAACACACCGAGGAGCTTAGCTCATGA
- a CDS encoding IS1595-like element ISAcr1 family transposase has protein sequence MDVLAREDLPFPQSLPEFQRIFPNDAACAAYLESARWNGGFACPRCGVVGEPFRFEARPGVLRCRACRKDVSLMAGTVMERSHTPLSTWFWAAYLIASQTPGMSAVQFQRQLGLSRYETAFGILHKLRAGMVRPERDKIGDTPQEHVEVDETWVGGRTRGDGRGVHHKVLVACAVEVRHRKPGTKLDNRKDGRYAGRVRLAVVPDRSANSLCGFVENAVAPGSLIVTDDWSGYAGLGRRGFDHHAIAECGDPEVAEEFLPIVHLVFTNLKTWINGIHHGVSAKHLQAYLNEFTFRFNRRLYPFNAFRSLLGIAGRAAAPTFDELYSGEWTHPTFSGCG, from the coding sequence ATGGATGTCCTGGCCCGTGAAGACCTGCCGTTCCCGCAGTCTCTGCCGGAATTCCAGCGTATTTTCCCGAACGACGCGGCCTGTGCCGCCTATCTCGAAAGCGCCCGCTGGAATGGAGGGTTCGCCTGCCCAAGGTGCGGCGTCGTTGGCGAGCCGTTCCGTTTCGAGGCGCGCCCGGGCGTTCTGCGCTGCCGGGCCTGTCGCAAAGACGTAAGCCTGATGGCTGGGACCGTTATGGAACGCAGTCACACGCCGCTGTCGACTTGGTTCTGGGCGGCTTACTTGATCGCCAGCCAGACGCCCGGAATGTCGGCCGTCCAATTTCAGCGGCAACTCGGCCTGTCGCGCTACGAGACCGCCTTCGGCATCCTTCATAAGCTGCGCGCCGGGATGGTGCGCCCCGAGCGCGACAAGATTGGCGACACGCCGCAAGAACACGTCGAAGTGGATGAAACGTGGGTTGGAGGACGAACCCGAGGCGATGGACGGGGTGTCCATCACAAGGTTCTCGTCGCCTGTGCCGTGGAGGTGCGCCACCGGAAACCGGGAACCAAGCTCGACAATCGGAAAGACGGTCGCTACGCGGGACGCGTTCGTCTCGCTGTTGTCCCCGACCGTAGCGCCAATTCGCTCTGCGGATTCGTCGAAAACGCCGTTGCTCCCGGATCGCTGATCGTTACCGACGACTGGAGCGGCTATGCCGGTCTCGGAAGGCGCGGGTTCGACCACCATGCAATCGCCGAATGCGGCGACCCGGAGGTGGCAGAAGAATTCCTGCCGATCGTCCACTTGGTCTTTACCAACCTGAAGACCTGGATCAACGGCATCCATCACGGGGTCAGCGCCAAACATCTACAAGCCTACCTCAATGAATTCACGTTTCGGTTCAACCGGCGCCTCTATCCCTTCAACGCGTTCCGCTCGCTGCTCGGAATCGCGGGTAGGGCAGCCGCACCAACCTTTGACGAGCTTTATTCCGGGGAATGGACACACCCTACATTTAGTGGGTGTGGGTAA
- a CDS encoding AMP-binding protein yields the protein MTDFITGLEKTEANYQALSPLSFLARTAKVWPERTAIVHGSIRRTWAETFERCKRLGAALAARGIGPGDVVAVMAPNIPAMVEAHFGVAMAGAVLNTLNTRLDAPTIAYILRHGEAKLLLSDTEFAPVIAAALAELSDNAPPVIDIDDPEGPGGARLGAMDLAYPVVTHTH from the coding sequence ATGACCGATTTCATCACCGGCCTCGAGAAGACGGAAGCGAACTACCAGGCGCTGTCGCCACTCTCCTTCCTCGCGCGGACAGCGAAAGTCTGGCCGGAGCGAACGGCGATTGTTCACGGCTCGATCCGGCGCACCTGGGCGGAAACCTTCGAGCGCTGCAAGCGGCTGGGCGCGGCACTGGCGGCACGGGGAATCGGACCGGGCGACGTCGTCGCCGTCATGGCGCCCAACATACCGGCAATGGTCGAGGCGCATTTCGGCGTCGCCATGGCGGGCGCGGTGCTGAACACGCTGAACACCCGGCTGGATGCGCCGACCATCGCCTACATCCTGCGCCACGGCGAGGCGAAACTCCTGCTGAGCGACACCGAATTCGCCCCGGTGATCGCCGCGGCCCTGGCCGAGCTCAGTGACAATGCTCCTCCGGTGATCGATATCGACGATCCCGAGGGCCCAGGCGGCGCCCGGTTGGGAGCAATGGACCTTGCCTATCCGGTTGTTACCCACACCCACTAA
- a CDS encoding ExbD/TolR family protein, with translation MRRRRDHLERERPRLEIVPMIDIMMFLLVFFVMIVLKMIPDSGVALKLPGAQTAKEMKPAQVVVMIDAAGKLHVKNQMVTLAGLQTYLGQVVAAKRKVDVVIAGDKDIRYQRLMQVMDTVRKSGIVNVGLATKRPGG, from the coding sequence ATGCGCCGCAGACGCGATCATCTGGAGCGCGAACGCCCCCGGCTCGAAATCGTGCCGATGATCGACATCATGATGTTCCTGCTCGTGTTCTTCGTGATGATCGTGCTCAAGATGATCCCCGATTCCGGCGTCGCGCTGAAGCTGCCGGGCGCGCAGACGGCGAAGGAGATGAAACCGGCCCAGGTGGTGGTGATGATCGACGCTGCCGGCAAACTGCACGTGAAGAACCAGATGGTCACGCTGGCGGGGCTGCAGACCTATCTCGGCCAGGTCGTGGCCGCGAAAAGGAAGGTCGATGTCGTCATCGCCGGGGACAAGGATATCCGCTACCAGCGGTTGATGCAGGTGATGGACACCGTGCGCAAATCCGGGATCGTCAATGTCGGGCTCGCGACCAAGCGGCCCGGCGGCTGA
- a CDS encoding tyrosine recombinase XerC, which yields MSGSRPSGPAADAQALRVEFLDFLAGERRAAALTVSTYGADLAEFLGFVTRHIGAEPTGADLAALSLADFRAWLAKAASDGVGNATRAKKLSAVRSFFRWLRQRHGMINEAPGLLRTPKSRRPLPRALTAPDAAAVVDSLGDDAASPALAARDTALMALLYGAGLRIHEALGLNIGDLPPEGAPLSVRGKGGRQRIVPLLPVLRREIASWLRHHPAPTPDAPLFLGARGARLNPGVVQRRLRDFRRLNGLPEHATPHALRHSFATHLLANGADLRAIQELLGHASLSTTQRYTAVDADRLMAVWQAAHPRAKT from the coding sequence ATGTCGGGCTCGCGACCAAGCGGCCCGGCGGCTGACGCCCAGGCGCTGCGGGTCGAATTTCTCGACTTTCTCGCCGGGGAGCGGCGGGCCGCGGCGCTGACGGTATCGACCTATGGTGCCGATCTCGCGGAATTTCTCGGCTTCGTCACCCGGCATATCGGCGCCGAGCCAACCGGCGCCGATCTCGCGGCGCTGAGTCTCGCCGATTTCCGGGCCTGGCTGGCGAAGGCGGCGAGCGATGGCGTCGGCAACGCAACACGGGCGAAGAAACTTTCCGCGGTACGCAGCTTTTTCCGCTGGCTGCGGCAGCGTCACGGCATGATCAACGAGGCGCCGGGGCTGCTGCGCACGCCAAAATCGCGCCGCCCCCTCCCCCGCGCGCTGACCGCGCCGGACGCCGCCGCCGTGGTGGACAGCCTGGGCGACGATGCGGCGAGCCCGGCGCTCGCGGCGCGCGACACCGCGCTGATGGCGCTGCTCTACGGCGCCGGGCTGCGGATACACGAGGCGCTCGGGCTCAATATCGGTGATCTGCCGCCGGAGGGCGCGCCGCTTTCGGTGCGCGGCAAGGGCGGGCGGCAACGGATCGTGCCGCTGCTGCCGGTGCTGCGACGGGAGATCGCTTCCTGGCTGCGGCACCACCCCGCCCCCACGCCGGACGCGCCGCTCTTTCTCGGTGCGCGCGGGGCGCGGCTCAATCCCGGCGTGGTCCAGCGGCGGCTGCGGGATTTCCGCCGGCTCAACGGCCTTCCCGAACACGCCACGCCGCACGCGCTCCGGCATTCCTTCGCGACACATCTGCTGGCCAATGGCGCCGACCTCAGGGCGATCCAGGAACTGCTCGGCCACGCCAGCCTCTCCACCACGCAGCGCTATACAGCGGTGGATGCCGACCGGTTGATGGCGGTCTGGCAGGCGGCGCATCCGCGAGCGAAGACCTGA
- the guaB gene encoding IMP dehydrogenase, which produces MAPSNETFLPRGSDRITEAYAFDDVLLVPGYSSVLPAAVNTRTRLTRSISLNIPVISAAMDTVTEAPMAIAMAQQGGIGVVHKNLSIEDQADQVRQVKKFESGMVVNPLTIHPEQTLAEAQALMAQHRISGVPVVERDTNRLVGILTHRDVRFATDPAARVYELMTRENLVTAPANVAPEVARSLLHKHRIEKLLVVDEDYRCVGLITVKDMDKAEAHPFANKDELGRLRVAAATGVGEDGARRAEALIAAGVDVVVVDTAHGHSEGVLRAVARIKERSNAVQIVAGNVATPEAAAALIKAGADAVKIGIGPGSICTTRVVAGVGVPQFSAVMETAAACHEADVPAIADGGIRTSGDVVKALAAGADCVMIGSLLAGTDEAPGEVFLYQGRSYKSYRGMGSLGAMARGSADRYFQQDIKDSLKLVPEGIEGRVGYKGPMAGVVHQLVGGLRAGMGYTGCATIADLQTRAQFRRITGAGLRESHVHDVAITREAPNYRQD; this is translated from the coding sequence ATGGCTCCCAGCAATGAGACTTTTCTCCCGCGAGGCTCCGACCGCATCACGGAGGCTTATGCCTTCGACGATGTGCTCCTCGTTCCCGGCTATTCCTCGGTGCTCCCCGCCGCGGTCAACACCCGCACGCGGCTGACCCGCTCCATCTCGCTCAACATTCCCGTCATCTCCGCCGCGATGGACACCGTGACGGAGGCGCCGATGGCGATCGCCATGGCGCAGCAGGGCGGCATCGGCGTGGTGCACAAGAACCTCTCGATCGAGGATCAGGCGGACCAGGTGCGCCAGGTCAAGAAATTCGAGAGCGGCATGGTGGTCAACCCGCTCACCATCCACCCCGAGCAGACCCTGGCCGAGGCGCAGGCGCTGATGGCCCAGCATCGGATTTCCGGCGTTCCCGTGGTCGAGCGCGACACCAACCGCCTTGTCGGCATCCTTACCCATCGTGACGTCCGCTTCGCGACCGACCCGGCCGCCCGCGTGTATGAGCTGATGACGCGCGAAAACCTCGTCACCGCGCCGGCCAATGTCGCGCCCGAGGTCGCGCGGTCGCTGCTCCACAAGCACCGGATCGAGAAGCTGCTGGTGGTGGACGAAGACTATCGCTGCGTCGGCCTGATCACCGTGAAGGACATGGACAAGGCCGAGGCGCATCCCTTCGCCAACAAGGACGAACTCGGGCGCCTGCGCGTTGCCGCGGCGACCGGCGTCGGCGAGGACGGGGCGCGCCGCGCCGAGGCGCTGATCGCCGCGGGGGTGGATGTCGTGGTGGTGGATACCGCGCATGGCCATTCAGAGGGCGTGCTGCGCGCCGTAGCGCGCATCAAGGAGCGTTCGAACGCGGTGCAGATCGTCGCCGGCAACGTCGCGACGCCCGAGGCCGCCGCGGCGCTGATCAAGGCGGGTGCTGACGCGGTGAAGATCGGCATCGGCCCGGGCAGCATCTGCACCACCCGCGTGGTTGCCGGCGTCGGCGTGCCGCAGTTCTCGGCCGTGATGGAGACCGCCGCCGCCTGTCACGAAGCGGACGTGCCGGCGATCGCCGATGGCGGGATCCGCACCTCGGGCGACGTGGTCAAGGCGCTCGCCGCCGGGGCCGACTGCGTGATGATCGGCTCGCTCCTCGCCGGCACCGACGAGGCGCCCGGCGAGGTGTTTCTCTACCAGGGCCGGTCCTACAAGTCCTATCGCGGCATGGGCAGCCTGGGTGCGATGGCCCGCGGCTCGGCCGACCGCTATTTCCAGCAGGACATCAAGGACTCGCTGAAACTTGTGCCTGAGGGGATCGAGGGGCGCGTTGGCTACAAGGGCCCGATGGCCGGGGTGGTGCACCAGCTGGTCGGCGGGCTGCGCGCCGGCATGGGCTATACCGGTTGCGCCACCATCGCCGACCTGCAGACAAGGGCGCAATTCCGCCGCATCACCGGCGCCGGCCTCCGCGAGAGCCACGTTCATGACGTGGCGATCACCCGCGAGGCGCCGAATTACCGGCAGGACTGA
- a CDS encoding ABC transporter permease, which translates to MSATKGALPRPVSARLAAWVGARGTLAGGAALALAICGFSLFGGLAWHASPYAIHGHHTLMAPTRAFPLGTDQIGRDLLARLIAGGRATLIVALPASMLGFLLGIAYGLAAALGPRWLDATLMRLLDAVLALPGLVILIFFAALFTPGTFTLILLLGLTAWPGLARLVRNEAIAQRGRDFILAARQFGGGSAYIARVHILRVIAPILAVNGTFLVGDQILALSGLSFLGLGVQPPMASWGGLLESGLNLIALDPWWMILPPGLMILLSILATNLIGQGLLARQDTGR; encoded by the coding sequence ATGAGCGCAACGAAGGGCGCCCTGCCCCGCCCGGTTTCGGCGCGGCTGGCCGCATGGGTCGGTGCCCGTGGGACACTCGCGGGCGGCGCGGCGCTCGCGCTCGCGATCTGCGGTTTCAGCCTGTTTGGCGGCCTCGCCTGGCACGCCAGCCCCTATGCGATCCACGGCCACCACACGCTGATGGCGCCGACGCGCGCATTCCCGCTCGGCACCGACCAGATCGGCCGCGACCTGCTGGCCCGGCTGATCGCGGGCGGGCGGGCGACGCTGATCGTCGCACTGCCGGCGTCGATGCTCGGGTTTCTCCTCGGCATCGCCTACGGGCTGGCGGCCGCCCTCGGGCCGCGCTGGCTGGATGCCACGCTGATGCGCCTGCTCGACGCCGTGCTGGCGCTGCCGGGCCTCGTGATCCTGATCTTCTTCGCCGCCCTGTTCACGCCGGGCACCTTCACGCTGATCCTGCTGCTGGGCCTCACGGCATGGCCGGGGCTCGCGCGGCTCGTGCGCAACGAGGCGATCGCGCAGCGCGGGCGCGATTTCATCCTTGCGGCCCGGCAGTTCGGCGGCGGTTCCGCCTACATCGCGCGGGTGCACATCCTGCGGGTGATCGCGCCGATCCTCGCCGTGAACGGCACGTTTCTGGTGGGCGACCAGATCCTCGCGCTCTCGGGCCTCAGCTTTCTCGGTCTCGGCGTGCAGCCGCCGATGGCAAGCTGGGGCGGACTGCTGGAATCCGGACTGAACCTGATCGCGCTCGATCCATGGTGGATGATCCTGCCGCCGGGACTGATGATCCTTCTCTCGATCCTCGCCACCAACCTGATTGGCCAGGGGCTGCTCGCGCGGCAGGACACCGGGCGGTGA
- a CDS encoding RsmB/NOP family class I SAM-dependent RNA methyltransferase: MTPAGRLQAAIELLGTIEADRRPADAIANDFLRTRRFIGGGDRREIGEIVWSVLRARRRLGWWLERVGAEATPRLLIASLRVLTGMPAPRVAGLFGVMRFAPPPLEAAERRALDRLDTHTLDHPSMPEAVRLEMPDFVLPLLRERFGDKLESECAALMQPAPLDLRVNLLKATRDEALAALAAAGLKAEPTRLSPWGLRLPGRQNVTVAAPFRDGLVEIQDEGSQLVALLAGAQPGMRVADYCAGAGGKTLALAMTMANKGHIIACDVSAPRLDGAIRRLRRAGVHNAERHLLESGDKWVKRQEKKFDRVLVDAPCTGAGTWRRNPDARLKLTETDLAELTAKQAAILDAAQRLVKPGGRLVYATCSVLRPENEAQIESFLARHSDFAIVPVADGLPAYLHGDMLRLSPARDGTDGFFACRMERRG; this comes from the coding sequence TTGACCCCCGCGGGCCGGCTGCAGGCGGCGATCGAGCTGCTCGGCACGATCGAGGCCGATCGCCGGCCGGCCGATGCCATCGCCAACGACTTCCTTCGCACGCGCCGCTTCATCGGCGGCGGTGACCGGCGCGAGATCGGCGAGATCGTCTGGTCGGTGCTGCGTGCCCGCCGCCGGCTCGGCTGGTGGCTGGAGCGGGTCGGCGCCGAGGCGACGCCGCGCCTGCTCATCGCCTCCCTGCGCGTGCTCACCGGCATGCCGGCGCCGCGCGTCGCCGGGCTGTTCGGCGTGATGCGGTTCGCCCCGCCGCCGCTCGAAGCTGCCGAGCGGCGCGCGCTCGACCGGCTCGACACCCATACGCTCGACCATCCGTCGATGCCCGAGGCGGTGCGGCTGGAAATGCCCGATTTCGTGCTGCCTTTGCTGCGCGAGCGCTTTGGCGACAAGCTCGAGTCGGAATGCGCGGCGCTGATGCAGCCCGCGCCGCTCGATCTGCGGGTCAACCTGCTCAAGGCCACGCGCGATGAGGCGCTCGCCGCCCTGGCCGCCGCCGGGCTGAAGGCCGAGCCAACGCGGCTCAGCCCCTGGGGCCTGCGCCTTCCTGGCCGTCAGAACGTCACTGTTGCGGCACCGTTTCGCGACGGGCTCGTGGAAATCCAGGACGAGGGCAGCCAGCTCGTCGCCCTGCTCGCCGGGGCGCAGCCGGGTATGCGCGTCGCCGATTACTGCGCTGGCGCTGGCGGCAAGACGCTGGCTCTGGCGATGACGATGGCCAACAAGGGCCACATCATTGCCTGCGACGTGTCCGCGCCGCGGCTCGATGGGGCGATCCGCCGGCTGCGCCGCGCCGGTGTGCACAATGCCGAGCGACACCTGCTCGAATCCGGCGACAAATGGGTGAAGCGGCAGGAGAAGAAATTCGACCGCGTGCTGGTCGACGCCCCCTGCACCGGCGCCGGCACCTGGCGCCGCAACCCCGATGCACGGCTGAAGCTGACCGAGACAGATCTCGCCGAACTCACCGCCAAGCAGGCGGCGATCCTGGATGCCGCGCAACGCCTGGTCAAACCCGGCGGCCGGCTGGTTTATGCCACCTGCTCGGTGCTGCGCCCGGAAAACGAGGCGCAGATCGAGAGTTTTCTCGCGCGGCATTCCGATTTCGCGATCGTCCCCGTCGCCGACGGCCTGCCGGCCTATCTGCATGGGGACATGCTGCGCCTGTCCCCCGCGCGCGACGGCACCGACGGGTTCTTCGCCTGCCGGATGGAGCGGCGCGGATGA
- a CDS encoding GNAT family N-acetyltransferase, which yields MIAIRRARTADAPGIGAVHVASWRSAYAGVLPEPVLTGLSAPDQAGYYDRVIRSGAVVHVAVASGTDLSSAVGRGEVVGFVTGRRRRRALADAEIETLYVLDDYRERGLGRELLSAAMAHLAGRGCASAVLWVLADNPARWFYERMGGRRVAEGSVEVGGVDVPQIAYRWDGIERFI from the coding sequence ATGATCGCCATCCGCCGCGCCCGCACCGCGGATGCGCCGGGCATCGGCGCCGTCCATGTCGCGAGCTGGCGCAGCGCCTATGCGGGCGTATTACCGGAGCCGGTGCTCACCGGTCTCTCGGCGCCGGATCAGGCCGGCTATTACGACCGGGTGATCCGCAGCGGTGCGGTGGTGCATGTTGCGGTCGCTTCCGGCACCGATCTTTCCTCCGCCGTGGGCCGCGGCGAGGTCGTCGGCTTCGTCACCGGCCGCCGCCGCCGCCGCGCTCTCGCCGATGCCGAGATCGAAACGCTCTACGTCCTCGATGATTATCGCGAGCGCGGGCTCGGACGCGAGCTCCTCTCGGCTGCGATGGCCCATCTCGCCGGACGTGGCTGCGCCTCCGCGGTCCTCTGGGTGCTGGCGGACAATCCCGCCCGCTGGTTCTATGAGCGCATGGGCGGGCGCCGCGTTGCCGAAGGCAGCGTCGAGGTTGGCGGCGTCGACGTGCCGCAGATCGCCTATCGCTGGGACGGCATCGAGCGTTTCATCTGA
- a CDS encoding ABC transporter permease, whose protein sequence is MILSRLAASALTLVLLVTIVFFMVHATPGGPAYSILGQKATPEAVRQLNVRLGLSAPLWKQYLVWWAHLLEGRLGYSYLLNRPVAGLIAAYAANTLALYLGAITLSVLLSIAIGLVQGAFWGQWPARLIGAAQLVLYAMPVFFAGTILILYVAVKWRWLPAGGIADIRHAAPGVADYARHLILPVVTVGLLGTAGLSRYFGAAVHEELGKDYVRTALAKGLGFGAVLRRHVLRNALRPLVTILGLSFPYIFAGSVLVETVFDYPGLGFLLWRSALSQDYPVISAIVLLIGVLTVIGNLLADLVNGWLDPRERFE, encoded by the coding sequence GTGATCCTTTCGCGCCTCGCCGCTTCGGCGCTGACGCTCGTGCTGCTGGTGACGATCGTGTTCTTCATGGTGCATGCGACGCCCGGCGGCCCGGCCTATTCCATCCTCGGCCAGAAGGCGACGCCGGAGGCGGTGCGCCAGCTCAATGTCCGGCTCGGCCTCTCGGCGCCGTTGTGGAAGCAGTATCTGGTCTGGTGGGCGCATCTTCTCGAAGGGCGGCTCGGCTATTCCTATCTGCTGAACCGGCCGGTGGCCGGCCTGATCGCGGCATACGCGGCGAACACCCTCGCCCTCTATCTCGGCGCCATCACCCTTTCGGTGCTGCTTTCGATCGCCATCGGGTTGGTGCAGGGGGCCTTCTGGGGCCAGTGGCCGGCGCGGCTGATCGGTGCGGCGCAGCTCGTTCTCTACGCCATGCCGGTGTTCTTCGCCGGCACGATCCTGATCCTCTATGTCGCGGTGAAATGGCGCTGGCTTCCGGCAGGCGGCATTGCCGATATCCGGCACGCCGCACCGGGAGTGGCCGATTACGCCCGACATCTGATCCTGCCGGTGGTCACCGTCGGGCTGCTGGGAACCGCCGGGCTGTCGCGCTATTTCGGCGCGGCGGTGCATGAGGAACTCGGCAAGGACTACGTGCGCACGGCGCTGGCCAAGGGGCTCGGGTTTGGCGCCGTGCTGCGCCGGCACGTCTTGCGCAACGCGCTGCGACCGCTGGTAACGATTCTCGGCCTGTCCTTTCCCTACATCTTCGCGGGCTCGGTGCTGGTCGAGACCGTGTTCGACTATCCGGGGCTCGGCTTCCTGCTGTGGCGATCGGCATTGTCGCAGGATTATCCGGTGATTTCCGCGATCGTGTTGCTGATCGGCGTGCTGACGGTGATCGGCAACCTGCTCGCCGACCTGGTCAATGGCTGGCTCGATCCGCGGGAGCGCTTCGAATGA
- a CDS encoding MotA/TolQ/ExbB proton channel family protein encodes MNEIVRLVMMTGGLLAVMPVLLLVTLVVGLERFWLLKRTLGAGRRIHAALRAVGYGNPAGLRQLAETNGATLQGHLIATALASRGENADELDNHLEEEIMDAMPRITRGLWILDTAVTIAPLLGLFGTIIGMIQAFDVLSSNGGPAKVTGGIADALVSTGAGLLIAIIAVYLVNYFNNLSRQIVLQLELIKVVLINRLHGRGLAGDDAVEDPPKRRAASMARV; translated from the coding sequence ATGAATGAAATCGTCCGCCTCGTCATGATGACGGGTGGTCTGCTGGCGGTGATGCCGGTTCTGCTGCTGGTGACACTCGTCGTCGGGCTCGAACGGTTCTGGCTGCTCAAGCGCACGCTCGGCGCCGGGCGGCGCATCCATGCCGCGCTGCGCGCCGTGGGTTATGGCAATCCGGCCGGGCTGCGCCAGCTCGCCGAGACGAACGGCGCCACGCTGCAGGGCCACCTGATCGCAACCGCGCTGGCCTCGCGCGGGGAAAACGCCGACGAACTCGACAATCACCTCGAGGAAGAGATCATGGACGCCATGCCGCGGATCACCCGGGGCCTGTGGATTCTCGATACCGCGGTGACGATCGCGCCGTTGCTCGGGCTGTTCGGCACGATCATCGGCATGATCCAGGCCTTCGACGTGCTGTCGAGCAACGGAGGGCCGGCGAAGGTGACAGGCGGGATCGCCGATGCGCTGGTCTCGACCGGCGCGGGCCTGCTGATCGCGATCATCGCCGTATATCTGGTCAATTATTTCAACAATCTCAGCCGCCAGATCGTCCTGCAGCTCGAACTCATCAAGGTGGTGCTGATCAACCGTCTGCACGGGCGCGGGCTGGCCGGCGACGACGCGGTGGAGGATCCGCCCAAGCGGCGCGCTGCCAGCATGGCCAGGGTCTGA